The stretch of DNA GCCTTGGCTCGCCAGGAAAGCGCGTATCTTGCCGACATGATCGGCGCCATCGCCGGCGAGAGGGAGACTCGGCAACCATGACAACGAGGCCAGCAATCGCTCACGGTTCTCCTCCGGCCTCCCGCTCTTGCAGACGCCGAGCCACAATTTCCGCCTCCACCGGAGCACAGCGGAAACCGGCCAAAATTCCCGATGTCGCTTGATCAGCCAGAAATCGCCCGTCGGCACGAGATGTGCCTAAAATCACAAAGGGGAATTTGGAGGTGCCGAGATGTTGACTCGAAACACCATCACAGGGGACGAGTTCATGCTCTCTCTGACCACAACATTTGAGAGATCGCCCTAGGGGCTGCCCGTTGTAGCCACCAAGGAGGGCAAGGCGCTAGATCCGACTTCGTTCGCTCAGCATCACATCATCGAAGCCAATGCGTTTGAAGTTGAAGATCTGCGGCTAGGCGGATAGCCGATGAGGTGGGCGGAAGCGGCGATGCCACACGGAGCGGCCATCACGTTCGTTCATCTGGAAGCTTTCCAAAACAGCCTCCGACGGGCTCATCTGGTGCATTGCAATATCTTGATGCGTGCCAAAGAAAACGCCCAGAAGTCTTGAGCTTCCAAGCTCAGCCGGTGTCCCGCATCGGTGAGATCCATCGCCCAGTCGTCACGCGGTGCCTCATACGAACTGCCGTTAGGGAACTCGACGCGCACGCCACCGGCTAACTTCTCAACTTTCAAGGCGCGGGCAAACTCTTCTCCGCTCATGTCGTTCCTCGGCTCATCGCTATAAGCCAAGACATCCCATCGATGTCCTGAGTCCAAAAGCGTAGTCAAGATTTCGTAATAGGGAAGAGTCAGCAGGCGGAGTGCGTCTCTCCGAACGAACCCATGCCGTGCCCCTTTCCGGGAGGCTTGTTGTTGGCAAGCAAGCCGGCCTGGAGTTCGTCGGGTACTTCGCCTCGCATGTTGCTCTTTGTGTCTGCGGACATTTCGGCAGTTTCCTGCCTTCCATCCTTTGACGCACGCTATCTGCACGGCCTCGTTTTCGGAGACAGTCCAGGGCCTCCGGCGAGTCCATCCGTTTCGCTGCATCCGTTTGCCGCTTAGCTGCGTAATAAAGGTCAAGCACGGCTTCCGGCGCAGGATCCGAATGTGGCCGAGCCTATGCGAGACGGCTTCGATTCACCAATTCAGCGTTATGAGGAACGACCTATGACCATCCGATTTGAGTTTGCCCTTGCGGCCTGCCTTGTGGGAGGGATCGGCTCCGGCGCCCAGGCGGCCAGCCACCGAGAGGCTCCGCTGATCGCCCTGGATCCCGCTGCCGACCTGACCGATGTCTATGCCTTCGTTAGTTACGATCCGGCCAATATGAATCGTGCGCCCCAGGATCGGCGCGTGACCTTCATCATGAATGTCAATCCCGGCCAGAATCCGGCCGACGGGCCCAACTATTTCAATTTTGCCGATGACGTGACCTATCGCTTCAACCTCGACAACGATCGGGACGGCAAAGCGGGGGACATCGTTTATGAATTTCGCTTCAAGACGGAGGACAGACCCATCGGAGGGAAGGGGGGGCTGACATCCCCCGTTCCTTATCTGGGCAATCCAGCGATATCTGCCGCCCTGCCTTTGCAAGGCATCACGGCCCTGGACGGCCCCGGCTCGGAAGGGCTCACCCGGCGTCAGACCTACACCGTCACGGAAAATCGCAGGGGGAGGAAAACGGTCCTGTTTCGGGGGCTGGTTGCTGTACCGTCCAACGCGGGCCCTGCCACCATGCCCGATTATGAGAGCCTGGCCGCTCAGGGGATGTATACGGATGCCGGGAAGGGCATCCGGGTGTTCGCCGGCCAGCGGGCGGAAACGTTCTATATCGATCTTGGCGCCACCTTCGACACTTTGAATCTGCGCCGCTCTCCGCCCGTGCTGCCGGGGACCGATGACGGCGATAACGTCAACCCCTTCGGGATCAATCGCTTTGCCGGCGCCAATATCAGCACCATCGCCCTGGAAGTGCCGATCAGCCGCATTACCAGCGACGGGCAGGCTGCGAACGATGCCAACAAGTACCTGGGACTCTACGCCAGCACCAGCCGGCAAAAGACGCGTGTCCTGCGCAGCCGGGGAATGCCCAGGAATTCCGGCGACCAGGTGCAAGTGGCCAGGCTCGCCAATCCCTTGATCAACGAACTGATCATCAACACGCCGGCCAAGGATTTCTGGAATGCCCAGGAGCCGGAAAAGGAAGTCCAGTTCCAGGAGTTCTACAAAGCGCCTGTCGTCGCTGCCGCTTTCGACCTGGTATTCGGCAGCTTCGGTGTCAAAGCGCCGGCCACGCCACGCGTGGACCTGCTGCAAGTGTTTCTCAAATATCCCGGCCAAGCCGTGGCCGGCAACGATTGCGGCAGCCCCTGCTCCGAACTGCTGCGCCTCGATTTGTCCGTGCCGCCCACCCCTCCGCTCGGGCAACGCCGGCTGGGCGCCGCGCTGGGCGGCGATCCGGCCGGTTTTCCCAACGGCCGCCGTCCCAACGACGATGTGACGGACATCGCCATCCGGGTGGTGGGCGGGGCGGACTACGTCGCCATCAAGGCAGGGGACGGCGTGAACTTCCTTGAGGGAGCGCCGGGCGCGGGCCTACCGCAGGGCCCGGGAAATCACCTGGGCACCACCGCGACCGGCATCGCGAGCGAGTTTCCTTTCCTGCCCACGCCCTATCCCGGCCGCAGCTAGAGGACGACGGCATGTTTGGCTCGGGACGCGTAACAGACCGGATTTTGGCGGCTGCCTGGCTCCTGATGGTGGCTACGGGAGTTTGCGCGGAAGAATCCAAGGTCGCGGACGAAACGGTTCGGAGCCTGGCAAGTTCTCTCCTCGCTCGCCCGGACGATCCGCGTCCCATGCTGAACCTTGCACAAGCCTTGCTACAAGGTCTGCGTGCCAGCCGCGATGCGGGGGAGGCCGCCCGTGCGGAGGCCTTGATCCAGCGGGCGCTGACTCTGGCGCCCCGTGACTCGCGCGCTTGGGCGCTCAAGGCATGGGACGAGATGAACCGGCACCGCTTTCGGGAAGCCCTGGTTTCCGTCCGTCAGGCCCATGGTCTGGGCGTTCCTTCGGCCATGACGCTAGGGCTGGAGTCGGACGCCCTGGTCGAACTAGGCCGTTACGAGGATGCGCTGGCGGTGACACAAAAGCTGCTGGATGCCTTTCCCGGCCTTCCTGCCTATTCCCGCGCCGCTCATCTGCGTTTTCTCCATGGCGATATAGAGGGCGCCGTCGGTCTTCTCAACGAGAGTCTCGCCGTGGCGCCGCCGGGTTCCGAGGCTCATGCCTGGGCATTTGTGCAACTGGCCGAACTCCACCTGAATGGTGGGCAGTTCGAGCGAGCAGAAAACGCACTGGCCAGGGCGGAAACTCTTTTTCCCGGCCGGCCGGACTACCCGGCCCTCCGGGCCCGCGTGCGGGAAGCACAGGGTAAGCGGGAGGAAGCGCTGGCGCTGCTCCGGGAAGCGCTGGATCAATACCCCAGCCCCGACGACGCCGTCATGGCTTGGCGGCTGGCGCGCTCCGTGGGCGATCATGAGGCCATGCGCCGGTTGGCGCTGCTGCTGGACGGCATGGCACGGCTGGACGAAGCCGGAGACAAGCTGTTTCGCCGCGCCTTTGCCGAATACTACGCACTTCAAGGCCACCGCTACGGCGAGGCGGAACGTCTCGCCCGCGAGGAATGCCTGAGGCGGCCGGATATCTACGGTCATGCGCTGCTCGCCTTTGTGCTGAGGCAGGCGGGAAAGCATCGAGAGGCGGACCGGCATGGCCAAACCGCGCTCAGGCTGGGTACGGCGGACAGGCGCCTCGAACGGTGGGCCCGACCACCACGGGCAGCAAGGACGCCCACCGTGGCGGCGAAGCGTTCCATCGCGGACGACGACGGCATTGCTCCGTTCAATCCCGAGGAGGCGCCATGAGTCGATTCCGGCTTTTCCTGGGTCTGCTCGTAGTCGTCGCCGAGGCGGCCGTCGCCCATCCCCTCGGCAACAACACGGTCAACCGCCAAGCGGTGATTGCCATTTCTCCGGAAGAAACGAGAGTTACTTACCACTTGGATCTGGCCGAGATCCCCACCCTGGCCGAGGGCATCGCCGCGGACGCCGATCGCGACGGCCAGACCTCCGATGCCGAATGGGACGGCTGGGCCCGGCGCAGGGCAGAGGACATCAGGCCACTGCTCGATCTGAAGCTCGGTGATCAGGCATTGGCTCTGCGAGTGGACGGGCTGGCGTGGCATCTTGCGCCCGGCGATGCGGGGCTGCCCATCCTGCGCATGCGCATACGCTACGCCGCTTCCCCGGCGGCGCCGCCAATGCGGGTCAGTTTCAGGTATCAGGATCGCTACGAAACCGCCCGACCGGGCTGGAAAGAAATCTGCCTCTCCGGGCTGGAGGGCGTGGTTGTCACCGCTTCCAACGTACCGGACAGAGACCGCAGCCGGAGCCTCACCGACTTCGGGCTTCCGTTCGGTTTAAGCGCGCCGCAGGAGCTTTCCGCCTCGGCCGAACTGATCTTTTCCGCCGGGACGGCGGGCCCTGGGCAAGATCCGCTTGCTGGGGAAAATTCCGCTGGATTTCCCGCGGCATCCGACGGAACTTTCCATGCCGTTCGGAACGGTGGATGGCGGGAGGCCTGGGCATTCTTTAGGCTGGGCATGCACCATATTGCCATGGGGTTCGACCATCTGGCCTTCCTGTTCGGGCTGCTGCTGTTATCCTCTCGCCTTGGGGATGTGGTCAAGGTAGTCACCGCCTTCACCCTCGCCCACAGCGCCACGCTGGGCTTGGCCGCCCATGGCTGGGTGACGGCGCCCGGCGAGGTGATCGAACCGGCGATCGCCTTGACCATAGTCTACGTCGGAGCGCTCGGTGCCTGGCGTCGACACCTCGGGCATGGCGTGTGGCTGGCCTTCGGCTTCGGTCTGGTGCACGGGTTCGGCTTTGCTGGAGCCCTTTCCGAGAGTCTCGCCTCCCGCTCCGATGGCGGCGGTAACTGGCTACTGAATCTTGCCAGTTTCAATTTGGGCATAGAAACATTGCAATTGCTCCTGGTCAGTCTTGCTTTCCCCTTGTTGCGCTTCTCCGAACGTTTCGCCTGGGCGCATCGGGCGGAAATCGCGGCTTCCCTTAGCGTCATGGCGGCGGGTTTGGGTTGGCTCATACTGCGTTTGGCAGGTGTTTGAAGCGTGGATCCCCCACCGCCGAAGCTTCATCTATTCGGTCGAGGCCGACTGCCGGCTGAACATGTCTTTCGAAGTGGGCTTCACCTTCAAGGCCGCGATCACGGATGGCGGCGAGCAGATCGATTTTGTCGAGACCGATCCAGGAACGGCGTTGCTGGTCAAGGCCAAACGGACTTGCCACCCGATCCACTTAGGTCCGGACGGGGCCATGCCAATGGCTACCGGTGTGTGGAACCGCCGCACTTGATTCAGCCTCAGTCATCCCGGGCCCCGCGCACGAATAGGGTGGCACCGACATCGCTATAAACTTCACCGTGCCGACTGCCGACCGGAGCCAGTTGGTACTCCCCGGCGCGCAACAGGATATCTCCCAAAAATACCTCACCCTCCAGCATCATGCACTCCTCGTCTTGCAGGTGAGAATGGCCGGGAACCTTGGCCCCAGGCTCCAGCCGGTAGAAACGGGATGCCAACGTCCCGTCGGAGCATAGCTCCTTTTTCATCACCCCCTCCCCCACTTCGACCCAATCGTCCTTTTTGCCGGCAAAAACCGTTGCCGACGCCGGGCCGGCGAAAGGCAGCCATCCTCCCATCAATTCGCGCAGGACCGATGATTTGCTGCCAAGGGAGGTTCCGCGCAGATACGCCAGCGCACCTTGGCGGGAACGAATGGATTCGTGGCGACTGCCGGCGGGGGATACGTGATAGTCGAGCGGTCCCAGGTCCAATGAACCCATCTGCAGGCCACCCCGCAACACGATGCCCTCCTCCATCCAGTTGTGCCGATGCGCCGGCAGCGACGCGCCTGGGGCAAATTCGATCAATACCGAACTCCCCGCCGGTCCGGTCCACAGCGGCTTGAAACGGACGCCTCTCCTGAGGGTTTGCCACGCGCCGTCCTTGAGCCGCACAGTCAACAATCCCGCGTGTTCGGCGACACTGCGAGCGATTCGTTCCATCAGGCCAGCCCGCAAGGCTGCCCTCGTTCCGGAGGAGAGTTCTATCGGAGCCAGATTTTCCGCCAAAAGCTCGTTCAGCTCGGTTTGCTCCGATTCTGCGGGAAGATTCGGGAATTCTGGTCGGGTGCTCATATTTTCAAAGCCTTGAATTGGCATCGGGAGCCAGTCTTTGCCGCAACGCGATCAACGCTCGCCGGATATGGGATTTGACCGTGCCCAGAGGCAGGCCGGCATACCCGGCAATCTCGTCGTGGCTGAGCCCGCGGAAGAATGCCAAGGACACCAGCTGTCGCGGCACCGGATCCAGGCTCGCCAGGGCGGCGTGCAGGACATGCCCATCCTGGACCGCCGCCAGCAAGTCCGGGGGAGCATCCTCGCCGGGGCATTCCAACCGGTCCAGTATTTCCGGGTCGAGTTCGCATTCGTTCGTCTCGATTCGGCGAAGGGCGTCCAGCGCCCGGCTGCGGGCGATGGTCATGATCCAGGCCAGGGCAGTACCTCTTTCCGGGTCGAACCGGGGGGCCTGACGCCAGATTTGCCAGAAGGTGTCCTGAGCCACCTCTTCGGCCAGCGGGGCGCGCTGTGTGATCCGTAAGGCCAAGCCGTAGACCCGTCCGACCAGCGCATCGTACAGCGCGGCCAGCGCATTCGCATCGCGGTCCACCACACGGGCGATCCAATCCCCCAGTTGGCGTTCGTCGGGGGCGGAGCGCCCGCTTTGGCTCGGCGGACAAAGAGCGGCGTCCGCAGCAACGTCATCCGATACCCCGCCCGGTTCCATTCGGTCGGGACTTTCAACCGCCGATGTCGGCACTTCGTCCGCGTCGCCGCCGTCTGTTCTGTTCATGGAGGTGCCATCCATCGTTGATACGCGGTAAACGGCGGCCTGGATGCCGATGCCGGTTTCGGAAACCAAGTTGTGTAGATTCCACTCCGCGCTTCAAGCGAGGCATGTCGCAAATACGGGATACTTATTTCCACCTCGACGGTCTCAAAGAAATGGCAAATCGGCCCCCTCATCGCCGTCAATGCTCAGCGGTACGGCTGCGTGAACCGCAAAGACCACGCCCCCCGCCGTCTGCGCCCGCCTACAAGCCCAGGCATCCCAAGGCCAGCCCCGCATGGCCGCGATCGACGACATTCTGCCGCGTTACAAGCGTCATCTGTCGAACCTGAAAGACTCGCTGAAGCAGGACATCGACCGCGCGGCGCTGGCGGAAATCTTGGGAGGGATTGGGATCGTTCCCGAAGGGGACGCGATCTATGCCGAAAGGGACGAACCCGGCATGCACATTCTCACGCGCATGCCGAGCCGTATCTAGAATGGTAGCGGGGGCATCTACCGAACAACACGGCGTAAATGGCGCAGTTACTCGGGTTGTCGGCTGGATGCAGGATGAGTTACTGACAAAGTTACTGTCATGGGAGTAGTGCTGCCTACTGACTAAGCAAAGCGATGCGAGATATAGCGAGGATTATTTGAGCATGGCAACGTCCAACAACGTATGGAGTTGCCCGAATGCATCAACTTACCGAAACCGGCTTTCTGCGCATCCATCAGATCGTAGGAGATCGAAAAGCCAACCCTCCCATTCCCCCTATCATTCCTGTCTCCCGCTCAACCTGGTGGGCGGGCGTCAAAGACGGTAGATACCCCAAGCCTATAAAGATTGGGCCGCGCACCACCGTCTGGACCGTAGAAGACATCCGGGAGCTGGTAAACCGCATCCGGCGCGGGGAG from Methylococcus geothermalis encodes:
- a CDS encoding tetratricopeptide repeat protein, encoding MLNLAQALLQGLRASRDAGEAARAEALIQRALTLAPRDSRAWALKAWDEMNRHRFREALVSVRQAHGLGVPSAMTLGLESDALVELGRYEDALAVTQKLLDAFPGLPAYSRAAHLRFLHGDIEGAVGLLNESLAVAPPGSEAHAWAFVQLAELHLNGGQFERAENALARAETLFPGRPDYPALRARVREAQGKREEALALLREALDQYPSPDDAVMAWRLARSVGDHEAMRRLALLLDGMARLDEAGDKLFRRAFAEYYALQGHRYGEAERLAREECLRRPDIYGHALLAFVLRQAGKHREADRHGQTALRLGTADRRLERWARPPRAARTPTVAAKRSIADDDGIAPFNPEEAP
- a CDS encoding cupin domain-containing protein yields the protein MPIQGFENMSTRPEFPNLPAESEQTELNELLAENLAPIELSSGTRAALRAGLMERIARSVAEHAGLLTVRLKDGAWQTLRRGVRFKPLWTGPAGSSVLIEFAPGASLPAHRHNWMEEGIVLRGGLQMGSLDLGPLDYHVSPAGSRHESIRSRQGALAYLRGTSLGSKSSVLRELMGGWLPFAGPASATVFAGKKDDWVEVGEGVMKKELCSDGTLASRFYRLEPGAKVPGHSHLQDEECMMLEGEVFLGDILLRAGEYQLAPVGSRHGEVYSDVGATLFVRGARDD
- a CDS encoding HupE/UreJ family protein gives rise to the protein MSRFRLFLGLLVVVAEAAVAHPLGNNTVNRQAVIAISPEETRVTYHLDLAEIPTLAEGIAADADRDGQTSDAEWDGWARRRAEDIRPLLDLKLGDQALALRVDGLAWHLAPGDAGLPILRMRIRYAASPAAPPMRVSFRYQDRYETARPGWKEICLSGLEGVVVTASNVPDRDRSRSLTDFGLPFGLSAPQELSASAELIFSAGTAGPGQDPLAGENSAGFPAASDGTFHAVRNGGWREAWAFFRLGMHHIAMGFDHLAFLFGLLLLSSRLGDVVKVVTAFTLAHSATLGLAAHGWVTAPGEVIEPAIALTIVYVGALGAWRRHLGHGVWLAFGFGLVHGFGFAGALSESLASRSDGGGNWLLNLASFNLGIETLQLLLVSLAFPLLRFSERFAWAHRAEIAASLSVMAAGLGWLILRLAGV
- a CDS encoding sigma-70 family RNA polymerase sigma factor, giving the protein MNRTDGGDADEVPTSAVESPDRMEPGGVSDDVAADAALCPPSQSGRSAPDERQLGDWIARVVDRDANALAALYDALVGRVYGLALRITQRAPLAEEVAQDTFWQIWRQAPRFDPERGTALAWIMTIARSRALDALRRIETNECELDPEILDRLECPGEDAPPDLLAAVQDGHVLHAALASLDPVPRQLVSLAFFRGLSHDEIAGYAGLPLGTVKSHIRRALIALRQRLAPDANSRL
- a CDS encoding helix-turn-helix transcriptional regulator; this encodes MHQLTETGFLRIHQIVGDRKANPPIPPIIPVSRSTWWAGVKDGRYPKPIKIGPRTTVWTVEDIRELVNRIRRGESA
- a CDS encoding DUF4331 domain-containing protein, producing MTIRFEFALAACLVGGIGSGAQAASHREAPLIALDPAADLTDVYAFVSYDPANMNRAPQDRRVTFIMNVNPGQNPADGPNYFNFADDVTYRFNLDNDRDGKAGDIVYEFRFKTEDRPIGGKGGLTSPVPYLGNPAISAALPLQGITALDGPGSEGLTRRQTYTVTENRRGRKTVLFRGLVAVPSNAGPATMPDYESLAAQGMYTDAGKGIRVFAGQRAETFYIDLGATFDTLNLRRSPPVLPGTDDGDNVNPFGINRFAGANISTIALEVPISRITSDGQAANDANKYLGLYASTSRQKTRVLRSRGMPRNSGDQVQVARLANPLINELIINTPAKDFWNAQEPEKEVQFQEFYKAPVVAAAFDLVFGSFGVKAPATPRVDLLQVFLKYPGQAVAGNDCGSPCSELLRLDLSVPPTPPLGQRRLGAALGGDPAGFPNGRRPNDDVTDIAIRVVGGADYVAIKAGDGVNFLEGAPGAGLPQGPGNHLGTTATGIASEFPFLPTPYPGRS